The Brassica oleracea var. oleracea cultivar TO1000 chromosome C7, BOL, whole genome shotgun sequence sequence TTCCATGTGAGTTTCGTGGAGAAGCTTTCCTAGTCACTAGTTTCCAATCCTTCCCCTGAATTTCAGTAGCACTTTCTTTTGTTTGGGCTACACTTTCCCCATCGGCTACTTCCACTATATCTGCATTCTCAGCCTGTTTGGCCTCAGCATGCGCAACAGTTTTTGCCTCTAATGATTCCTTCTCAACCGGCAATAAGACTTCTTTGGAACTTTCACTCGGTAAACCCTTTGTCTGCGTCTGAATCACCACTAATCCCATCTTCATCTGAGCACACTCAGTTTCTTTGTGCCCCCACGAATTGTAGGTATTGCACCTAGGCGGTAGCCATGGGTAGCTAACCTGAATGAGAGTTTCTTCATCTGTATTGAGAGAGATTACCGTAGGCAGTGGCTCCTCGAGATTAACAACAACCAAAACTCGAGCAACATCTAAACGAATACATCTCTGGGTGTTCGGATGAAGTTTTTGGTATGATCCAATAATGTTACCCAAAAATTTGAGTCCAATCTCAGTAAACAGATGGTCAGGAACGTCTTTGAAGTCCACCCATATCGGAATGGACGTAAGATCTGGCTTGAGGTTTGTAGTTTTAGGGCACCATTGCTGAACGATCATTGGGATGTCTCCAATATGCCAAAAATGCCGACGTAAGACTCTTGTCCTCATTACAGAATCATCGATGTGAAACAGAACTGTTTTTGGGTTCAAAAACTGAGCATCAATCTTAAAGGATTTGATCGGTGTTGACTAAATCCTATTAACTGTGGCGTGAACTTTACCAATATGTGGTGCATCCTCTCCAACGAAATGACCCACCACATAATTTGCCCAGAGGGGCTGAGTTTGATTTAGAACTTCATCAGGGATAGAAGCTCTAGCAACGTTTTCAAACCTTTCTACTTTCGTGACCAATGGTGAATTTGAACTTCCTTGACCGAACGAGTGCCAAGGTGATGAAGGGGGATCCTGAGATGGCTCCGAAGCCGGTGCAGCAGGTTCAATGGCCGGAGATGGCCTAGAGAGGCGAGCCTTGCGGGAGATGGAAAAGGAAAGGAGAGAATCGCCTCCGATCTGGATCTCACCTACTTTTTCTTTTAAAAAATTGGGTTCCTCGATTTGATTTTTCTGGAGCTTTTTTTTTTTTACCACTTCAATATCTTTGTTTTACCACTTCAATCTCTTTGTTTATGTGCATATACCTTTAAAATTATGTGCCTCTGATTTTACTACTTCAATCTTGTTTCTGTGCAGATACCTCTAAAATTACGTGCCACTGTTCATATAATATTTTAAAATAATATTTATTTTAATTACAGTTATGTCAGCGATCAAATAATTTTTAAAACAACAAATTAACCCACCCATAGCATGGAGGTAACAGTAGTATATATATTATGCTATAAAGATCCTATAAAAATATGGATATAGACATTATTAAAAAATCTTAGAAATCCATAACCACTCTCTTTGTTTTATTAGTGCAGGCGTAGAATTAAATCTAGAGTTTGATACGAATCAACTACGTTATAGTTTTACTCGTCATGATGACTATTTAATTATGTCGGATTTGAATTCTGATATACGTAATAATCTACGTTTTACTGACACATGTATTATGATTAGTCAGGGAGTTTATATATCACTAGGTTAAGATCCTAGTATTATATATATAAATTATTTTATGTATTAAAATATTTTTACATATTATAAAATAATAAATATATATATTAAATAATTAAAAGTCAGTAACTATTAAAAAATATAATTAAATTGGTGCGAACATATAAATCAATTGTATTAATCCAAAATTTTTTTTTATTTGATAGGTTATGTTATTAAATTTAAATGATACTAACATAGATAATATATTTTAGTATATTTTTAATATTAATTTCTATTAAATGATGATTTCTACTTAGTTTTTTTTATCATTTGTATCTTTTATAGAAAAAAATTTAAATTACTGATAACAAAATTTTCATTGTGGGATTAATAGTTTTAGTAATTTATAATTTAAAAAAAAATAAGTTGTCAATGATAGTTCAAAATTTTTATCAAAAAAATTGTTCAAAGTAAATTTTGAAACTAAAATATTGTATTTTATATGGTTTATAGTTTAATTTAAAACGATATATATATTAATCTTATTAATTAATTAAATTAGACTTCTTACTTATATAATTTTTGTAATCATTTGTATTTTGTCATAACAAAAATTTTAAACCATGGATCATAAAATTTGAATGTGAGACTTTTAACAGGTTTAGTAATTTATAGCCGTTTGTAAAAATTCAAAATATAACATATATATAAAAATCTAAATTTTTATTATATGGTTATTGTGGTTGTTTAATTTATTTAATAGCTTAAAATTAAACAAATATGATAGAAGATACACTATTTTTTATCAAATCTTTATTATTCAAAATCATTAATTGTCATTATATACTTTAGCCACATTAGGCAATTCCGTAAATTTTATTTAAGGAAATAATAAAGTACATTAATGATAAATTTATTGTTAGAAGCTTATTATATAATTAGATAGACCAACATATTTCTCTAATGATTCTAAGAATCATCCTAGTGATGATATGTGACTACAAAAAGAAGTTGTAATGCTTCTCAAATAATATATAGGGGATTAGATTAAAACTATGAATCATAAACTAAGACTTAATCAACTTATACCAAAAAAGGTTTTTACACTATATGCACATATGAAAATAATTTTTTTTTTGGGGAGGAGGGGTGGGGGGGGGCATATATGTCGAAGCAAAACACTACATGGAACTTTGGTGTAAACAATAGAAAAGTTTTATTTTGGGGACTAAAGCCATATCTTTGACATAGACATACTCTATCGTTGTTAACAAAAAAAGAAAGACATGAAACTTTGGTGTAAACAATAGAAAAGTTTTATTTTGGGGACTAAAGCCATATCTTTGACATAGACATACTCTATCGTTGTTAAGAAAATAAAAAAAAAGACATACTCTCTGTTGTTTACGAAAAAGGTAAACATATAGTAAAAAGAATTATATTAACAAGGTTACATAAATGTAAATGTAGTTGTAGATGGCCCTTTTTTTTGTGCAAAGTTGTAGATGGCCTATATATATTTTTTGGTGAAAATGGCCTATATATATGAAAGTGAAGGGCAAAATAATTGAGAAAGATCACATGAAATGAGCAGAGAAACAGCTTTTACATAGTCCCCCGCACGCATGCACGCACCCAATAACGACCATCCCTCTTTTTAACCCCTTTTGGCTTTTGCTCTTCTTTTCTTTATATGCAAACTATTGTTATAGCATGATTAATCGGGGTTCTTAGGGTGAAGTTTTTATCGGAATATAATAAATCGTCTCTTAACTTTTAACTTTTAGCTTTTAGATTTTTTAGTTAAAAGTTAAACTCCACTATCTTTAATCTATATCGGATTTTAAAACTATTACTTATATTGAGAAGTACCACATTATATAAATAACCTAACGTTTTCATTGATCTAGGATGGTTTTAATCCAAGGCACAGTAAACTACTACTTTGCCAACTGTGACAGAAGAATTCATTGTATTTTATATGCAAATATATTATTTATCAACATATACACGGAGAAAGCCTAAAAATTACGCTCCAGTTAATCGGTGATTAATCTCCGAGTTTTTGTTAAGTCGCTAGGTCCAAGTCGACCGCCCGACTCGTGTCTAGCGTAGTTTTGAACATGAATTTTAATAATCAAATTAATTAGTTATATAGAAATGGCCGATAAATGAGATACATTTACATGAAAATGTTGTTTGATGACAACATTTGTTTGGTCAGCCAATAGATATATTTAAAAGAAAGTGGGGCCATTTTGCCAGCATGGTAAAGAGGAGATAGCTGGAGTGGAGTTTAAAGAAGAAACAGAAGAGAATCCGTGAACTGGCAGATCCATCCTCCTGTCATTCTTCTCTCTATATTATCTAGCTGTTTCTCTCTCTCTAACATAACATAAGAGAAAAGAATACGAAAATATACCCGCAACGCAGAGTAATTTATGTTAGAACCAGTGTTTTGAAATCCGATCTGGACCCGCAGTTGAACCGGTAAACCCTAACCCAGAAACCGGTTTGAATTTTATTAAAAATCCAATATTTAGAAACCCCGCAAATATCAACTTTACATGGATCTCAAGATAGGGTAGCGGATGTTTTGGCGAAACGATTACTACCTTCTCACAAACAATTTGTTTTCCGTTTCTGTGTACCAAATTTTATTACTCAGTTGTTGAATCAAGACTATGTAAACTCTTTCAAATTTCAATTAATAGAATGAGGAAGTTAAAAAAACGTGGCTCTAAAAGCTCTTAATGAACCTTAATAACAAAGGGGTGGTGGCGCAGTTGGTTAGCGCCTAGGACTCATAGCTACTGAGTAATCCTGAGGTCGAGAGTTTGAGCCTCTCTCACCCCATTTATCTTTTCTTTTCGTCCGTTGAAGGCCCAAATTGAGTGCTTTAGATTTGCGCAATGAGGGCATTGACGTTACGTGTGACGGAAATCATCATTACAAAGCAATTATTTGGTTTGAGATCCCAACTATTTTTCTGTATCAGTAGAGACGGTATAGACCCATAGATGCTGAGTTATTGGGAGAAATTTTTGTCCATTTTGATGGTAAGAGAAACAGCGAAGGAGATGCAAGTCGACATGACTCGGAAAAACTCATTACATATTGACCCAACGATATGGGCCTCTTCCTGGCCCATAAAAACTAATTCTAATGTTGAGGTTGCATTGGTATAACCGGTTTAATCGATAGTTGGATAAAGCAAACCGGAAAGCGAGTCAGAGCGAACAATTAAAATTGAATGCTCGTGTTGATCCGTCGTTTGCGTCTGACGTGTTCACGGTGGTTACCTCCATGGACGACGGAAACCTAGGGAACAACAACCATAACCTCATCGGTGGCTCCGGAGATCGTTTATCCGCCGAATCCTTACCGTTAATCGACACGCGAGTCTTATCCCAATCAGAACTTCGCGCTCTCTCTCACTGCTCCTCTCTCTCCCCGTCTTCTTCGTCATCTCTCGCCTCCGCCGGTGGAGACGACGATTTAACGCCGAAAATCGATCGCTCCGTCTTCAATGAGTCCGCCGGTAGTCGGAAACAGACATTTCTCCGCCTCCGCCTCGCGCGCCACCCTCCACCACCGAGACCTCCTTCTCCGCAACGCCAGAGAGACGATTCATCCCGCGAAGAAGTCGCATCGCTTCTCAGATCTCTGTTCTCCGTCGATTCGGCTCAGACGAAAGCGGAAGGAGACGAACGAGAGGATGAAAAGTCGAAGGTCAGCCACTGATCTCGTTTCCGATCCATAGTAACAGCATTGTGTATCGGAATCCTTATTTTGATTCGGTTCAGGGAATCTCCGGTGATGAAACTAGAAAGAGGCCAGGGCTGCCGAGAAAGATTCTGAACCCTAGCGATTTAGGAATCTCCATGGAGTTAAATCCAGGGAAGAGAAAGAGAGGTCGTCCTCCAAAGAATAGAGATGGTTTCAATCAGCCAGTATTGGAGGACTTCAAGATCGAGGATAAGGAAGAGAGTGTGAACTTGGAGAACAGAGAAGGTACAATGGTGGACCTGGCTGCATTGTCTTGTGTTGCAGAAGATCCATATGGAGAGGAGCTGAGGAGGATGACTATGGGGTTGGTGACCATGGAAGAGTTGTTAGGTTTCTTGGAAGAGATGAGTGGTGAATGGGTGAATGCTGGAAAGAAGAAGAAAGTTGTGAAAGCTTGTGACTATGGAGGATACTTTCCCAGAGGATGGAAACTTATGCTCTGCATCAAAAAGAAAGGTAGCAGTCTATGGCTGGCTTGTCAGAGTTACATCAGGTATAACAAAAGTTCAGCCTTTCTTTGTCTTCACCGGTTCTGTTTAGAACGTTCTGTTTAGAACAAGTAGGTTTCAAGTTTAGGATGTAGACGTGAAGCAAGCCCTGAGATCTTCATGGTTATAGCAAATAATAGCATCAGCTTATATGGTGTTTCAGATTCTGCTTCTAGATTTTAGACTGTGCTGCTTGTTATCTTCTGGAACATAATAAAGCATGTTTGACAGTTGCTTTACTATTGAGTCTCTCTGTCTTCTTTGCTGTTCTAGTATTGATCACTTTTAGTTGATTATTATTATGAATATTCTCTTACTTTTTTGGGTTATTTTTGTTCACTGTATATACAGTCCTGAAGGACATGAGTTTGCAACCTGCAAGGAAGTCTCCACATATCTGCAAGCTCCTCTTGAATCCCAAAGCAAGAAGCAGCTCAATTCATTGCAATCTGACAACAAGACTCTAGAACAACCAGTGATGGCTACTAATGAATCTTTAGTAGGCAACACTGATTCCATGGACTTTCCTGTAACGAACCAGAACCTTACGAGTAAAAGAACCAGGAGCGAGGAGGTGTCTGATGAAGCGAGAAGCGCCGAAAACGGCAATACAACAGGTCCAGTGAAAACCAGAGTGGTGGAGAAAGATGAAAAAGGGATCCATGCAGCAAATTTTGTGAATGGAGACAACAAAGAAGACGATATGAAGAAAAGAGACGATGAAATGGAGAATTGGGCGGCTCTATTGAACTCAGAAGCTCAATTTGGCCGTTCATCTTAACTGAGAAGATTCAACAAACCCCACCCCCCTGAGTTTCTGTGAAGTAATTGATTTTTCTCAATTGTAGTTAAAAAAGATTTTGCGTTTCATGCTTGGCCAAAGCATGTTTTAGCTGACAACAGGATAATCAAATTTGAAAGGTACATGTACAAAACAATTGATAGAAACCAGATTTTTCTTCAAGTTGAAACAACAATTCAGCGAGTTCATTAGTTAATGAAATATTGTTTCCGATTTTGTTTAGGAAAGCGTGTCTTTCTCCCTTTGTCATTCTTCGGATTTGGTGGGTTTAATTGAACAAATATATTTAGTTCAGGTTCCTTATGAATAAACTTGAAAGTTTTGAGGTTGCTTTTATAATTTTCAAAAGTTTAGTTTCAGAGTCTGTTTGACTAAAGGAAAAGTAGATCGAACGGGTCCCGTATATTAGCAGGACAGGAGCATCAGAGCCTTCCTAGGGTTACCACTAATCTCCAAATCAGAAATCGAGAGCATCCATTGTTTGTTTCAGAGAAGAAAGAAATGGAGACTGAGAGGGAAAAGCAGGTTTACTCGGCGAAGCTCTCTGAGCAAACCGAACGTTACGATGGTACTTGTTTTCTTCAGAAACTCAGATCTTTCCGATGAATGTGTTGGTTATATATAGATCTACATAAATCTGATTTGAACGCCCTCTTACAGATGTTATTGCTTCATGTTACTCTGATCAATCTTGATCTTTTGTGTTTGAGAAAATTTATCTTCTTACATAACTGAATTTGAAAATAGATCTATGTTTTCCACTTTCTGTCTGAAACTTTTTTGCTGAATATTTTCATAAAAGAATAATGAAACTTTTCTTACCTACATTTGGTTCTAATCATTGAATATGTCAAAGATCTGATTTTTTTTATACTAATCTAGGTTGCAAGATTAGTCTATGTGTCTAGTGACTTACCTAAAAATATTGTTTGTTGTAGAAATGGTTGAGGCGATGAAGAAAGTTGCTCAGATGGATGTGGAGCTCACCGTAGAGGAGAGAAACCTTGTATCTGTGGGTTACAAGAACGTCATCGGCGCGAGGAGAGCTTCGTGGAGGATACTGTCCTCCATCGAGCAGAAGGAAGAGTCCAAGGGGAACGAGGAGAATGTCAAGAGGATTCAGAATTACCGAAAGAGGGTTGAAGAGGAGCTTGCCAAAGTTTGCAATGACATCTTGTCTGTCATTGACAAGCATCTCATTCCTTCCTCTACCGCCGTGGAGTCCACTGTCTTTTTCTACAAAATGTGAGTCACCATCCTCTCCTCTGATTCTTTATTATCTACTAGGTTGGATGCTTTCTTCTTTGTTTAACCGTTTGGCTTTACTGTTTCTATGCAGGAAAGGAGATTACTATCGCTATCTGGCAGAGTTCAGCTCTGGTGCTGAGCGCAAGGAAGCTGCAGATCAGTCTCTTGAAGCCTACAAGGTTCTTGGATCATTGTTTCTGTCTTTGTTTTTTTACTCGCTCGGAGAAAAACTGAACAATATGCTTGTGATTGTAGGCTGCTGTTGCTGCTGCAGAGACTGGTTTGGCACCCACACATCCAGTTAGACTTGGTTTGGCATTGAACTTTTCGGTTTTCTACTATGAGATCTTGAACTCTCCTGAAAGGTTTGATTTCTTTTGGTAATAAGATACAGCAGAATCGGTTGTGTCTTTTCTATAACAGTTTGAAACTGTGTGTTGTACAGTGCATGCCAATTGGCTAAGCAAGCATTCGATGATGCAATCGCTGAACTCGACAGCCTCAACGAGGAGTCTTACAAGGACAGCACTCTTATCATGCAGTTACTCAGAGACAACCTCACCTTGTGGACTTCTGACCTCCCCGAGGAAGGAGGTAATAAGTCTTGGTTGATAGAAAGTTCCCATAGAATCAAATGAGCCTTTTGAATCTTAGCACTCACATTTTTCTTGTTTGTTCTCGTAGAAGAGAAATCCAAAGGTGATGAGCCTAAAGAAGAGGTATGAACTAAACACGTTTTACATATTATTTTTATCATTTGCATTGGTAACTCTACTTGTTCATTGCAGAACTGAATCCTGTGTGTGAAGAGAAACGACCCTTGATGCATTGCATCCGAAGACAGCAAGTGTCGTTGCTCGGAAAAATGTGTAATTTTTTTTTATTTTGTTGTCGTTCTTGATTATGTTTTCAGATATTTGACTTTCTACAACCTACTACGTAACTACAAATGCTTGGTGTCATACGCTTAGTTTGCTTCTTTGTTGTTGAATTGAGACAATGCATTTTGGGTTTTGCACACTTTTAACGAATTAAGAACCTCGATTGTTCAAAATAAATAAGTTCATTATTAAAAAATTGAGGTGATTATACCATTGTCACCGACCTTGTTGAATTCTCTCTCTTTTCTTTACCATATGACCTCTTGCTCAAAAGATTGTCTTCAATGAATCAATGAATATGTTATTTGTCACAGCTTTTGTTCGTAAAATGTAGATAATGAACAATCAATCAACTGATTAAATCCTAATCATTTGAAAAATGCAGTGTTTCAACATTTTTTTTATTTGTTTAGCAATGTAAATCTCATACAACACAGCAAATAAACATATGCAAACCTCAGATTTAAATAATAATCATATATACTATATTATATTCCGAAGATTTATAATAACAAATCAACCAATAATAATAACACAATCCCCACCAGTCACCAGTAACCAGTAACCAGTAACCAGTGTCCACCCACACACTCTTTTTTTTTGTTCTGTCTTCTTAAAACACACACAATTTACACAACGAAGGCACATAAGTCGAAATCCAGTGAAACAAGCTTTGTGTCCTAATGAATCTTGATTGAAAAATGCGGGGTTTATTATATTAAGAACGAATCATCTCCCTCTACATTCCACAGTTTATCATCTGAACCGGACTACGACACAAGATATGTCGTCTTTACTCTCTCTTCTCAATGCTTCAGCTGTTAGCTCCTTAGCCGCCTTCTGTGGATCTTTCACCCTTTTAGCTATCTCCATTGCCTCCTCATTTGTCATCACCTTCATTTCCACAATCAGTTAGCACAAAGATTAACACTTTCACTCTAAGTCAATAAGATGCCAATAACTACCTTCCAAATGCCATCGCTTGCCAGGACAAGAATATCTGTCTGGCTATCAACATTAGCATGTTTAATGTCAGGTTCTGAACTCAGATGTGTCTTAAGTCCCTTGTCTCCAAAGGCACGAGACACAGCTAACTGACCATTCACCCTGGGAACATCACCTATTAAAATAACAACTCATTTAGATAATGATCAAGAATGGTTTAAAGCTAGCTAATGTTTATCAGATTGCTTCTCTTTTTACCTGGTAGATTGGATACAAATCCACCTCTATCTTCAATGCTCGACCTTTCAGCACGAGGCTCATGATCTGTGCTCATCTGCATTGTTTTACCTCCTCGATAAAGAACAGCTCGTGAATCACCAACATTAGCTATCCACAACTTCCTCCCGTTTATCAATATAGCAGTAACAGCCGTAGACCCGCCACGACCGAGGTCAGAGCTATTCGAAAGAATGGCTTGGTCTGTCTTCTCGTAAGCTTTTAATATAGACCTTCGAGGATCTTCCCAAAACTCTCCCTGAACATGATCAATGCATTAGTTCAAGAAATCGCTAGGCGGACGTCTAGACCGACCGATTTTAAAAAAAATTGGTTTAAAAATATCATTTCGGTTAAGTCCGATTCGTGACTAGGCAGACGGATAGGGGCCGCCTAGACCGATTTTTAGAACACGGCATTAAAGTAATCACTTAAGCCATGCCCATGAGAAAAGACTCTTTTTTACCTCCTTAAGGATGTTGGAGAAGAGGTGCTTCTGCAAGTAGGCAGGGACAGTATCACCCATGTGACCATCATAAATTGCGAATAGACCTAGTTCATGGTCTTGTATGTTGATGAAGTTAGCTACATGATAATCCTCCATGGGATGGTTAGCTTTCCCTTTGACTAGACTAAAGCCAAACTTGATCAACCCTTCATCACTTCTTCCTTTACCTGATCTAGATGATGATTGTCCTCCCATAACCTAACCCCACACCAAGAAGATAATCTCAAAACTCAAAACTTTTCAAGAAGAAACAGACAAAGGAGCTATCTTTTAGACAAGATAAAATATATTACAGGAACACATCTGAAAGGAAGAAGCTTTTACCTCGGAATCGGAAGTGAAGCAACAAAATTTTCCCATTATTTTTTTTCTTTGATTGATTCTAATGAACACAAACAATCTGCAAAATTCACGAAACAAAATCAAATAAAGGGTTTAATTAATCATTGCGCAGGATCCAAAGAGGGGACTTTTCTAACCTTGTAATGAAACCCTAACTTGTGTGTTTCAATCGGAGGTAGCAACGATATAATCCACGAAAGTCCTCTCTCTTCCGACAAAAGTCTTCGCTTCTCTTTCGTTTATGTCTTTTTCCTACGCGAAATTTTTCTGTTCATATTTATTCAGTGAAGACACAAATAAAGTTGGAGCGATCTGTATTTTCTTGACATTGCATTGGCGTGCTTTGTAAGTATTAGATATTTGATTTACGCCCTATATTATGAAATTTTATATTGTGACCCAAGAAGACTTCCTTCTTGGCGTTAATTTATATTTGACTAAACACTAAACACATCTTTGAATTGTTTTTTTTTTTGCTTTGGTAATGATTTTACTAAGAAAAATTAAATTATGGAGCAAAGAGTGGTCTGGTCACAGAAAATTAAAAGGCTGCCATTTTAAATTGGGCTCATTAGCAAGTTGA is a genomic window containing:
- the LOC106306371 gene encoding LOW QUALITY PROTEIN: methyl-CpG-binding domain-containing protein 8 (The sequence of the model RefSeq protein was modified relative to this genomic sequence to represent the inferred CDS: inserted 1 base in 1 codon) → MDDGNLGNNNHNLIGGSGDRLSAESLPLIDTRVLSQSELRALSHCSSLSPSSSSSLASAGGDDDLTPKIDRSVFNESAGSRKQTFLRLRLARHPPPPRPPSPQRQRDDSSREEVASLLRSLFSVDSAQTKAEGDEREDEKXEGQPLISFPIHSNSIVYRNPYFDSVQGISGDETRKRPGLPRKILNPSDLGISMELNPGKRKRGRPPKNRDGFNQPVLEDFKIEDKEESVNLENREGTMVDLAALSCVAEDPYGEELRRMTMGLVTMEELLGFLEEMSGEWVNAGKKKKVVKACDYGGYFPRGWKLMLCIKKKGSSLWLACQSYISPEGHEFATCKEVSTYLQAPLESQSKKQLNSLQSDNKTLEQPVMATNESLVGNTDSMDFPVTNQNLTSKRTRSEEVSDEARSAENGNTTGPVKTRVVEKDEKGIHAANFVNGDNKEDDMKKRDDEMENWAALLNSEAQFGRSS
- the LOC106302835 gene encoding uncharacterized protein LOC106302835, whose product is MRTRVLRRHFWHIGDIPMIVQQWCPKTTNLKPDLTSIPIWVDFKDVPDHLFTEIGLKFLGNIIGSYQKLHPNTQRCIRLDVARVLVVVNLEEPLPTVISLNTDEETLIQVSYPWLPPRCNTYNSWGHKETECAQMKMGLVVIQTQTKGLPSESSKEVLLPVEKESLEAKTVAHAEAKQAENADIVEVADGESVAQTKESATEIQGKDWKLVTRKASPRNSHGKQSEKSKQSSYVDAGNTEVSPSRFNLLSMDEDEENLEEGELSVAEDDQEEIREEENSVESETDIQEKLEKLKPAASQKKRLGNKKNPQTKKIQKNVKDQQLSHTNTTKKSSSQRN
- the LOC106303548 gene encoding probable protein phosphatase 2C 9, which encodes MGKFCCFTSDSEVMGGQSSSRSGKGRSDEGLIKFGFSLVKGKANHPMEDYHVANFINIQDHELGLFAIYDGHMGDTVPAYLQKHLFSNILKEGEFWEDPRRSILKAYEKTDQAILSNSSDLGRGGSTAVTAILINGRKLWIANVGDSRAVLYRGGKTMQMSTDHEPRAERSSIEDRGGFVSNLPGDVPRVNGQLAVSRAFGDKGLKTHLSSEPDIKHANVDSQTDILVLASDGIWKVMTNEEAMEIAKRVKDPQKAAKELTAEALRRESKDDISCVVVRFR
- the LOC106306372 gene encoding 14-3-3-like protein GF14 epsilon codes for the protein METEREKQVYSAKLSEQTERYDEMVEAMKKVAQMDVELTVEERNLVSVGYKNVIGARRASWRILSSIEQKEESKGNEENVKRIQNYRKRVEEELAKVCNDILSVIDKHLIPSSTAVESTVFFYKMKGDYYRYLAEFSSGAERKEAADQSLEAYKAAVAAAETGLAPTHPVRLGLALNFSVFYYEILNSPESACQLAKQAFDDAIAELDSLNEESYKDSTLIMQLLRDNLTLWTSDLPEEGEEKSKGDEPKEEN